Proteins co-encoded in one Desulfitobacterium hafniense DCB-2 genomic window:
- the mnmG gene encoding tRNA uridine-5-carboxymethylaminomethyl(34) synthesis enzyme MnmG has protein sequence MEYLAGNYDVIVVGAGHAGCEAALAAARMGGRTLLITLSLDNIAHMDCNPSLGGPAKGHLVREIDALGGQMGITADETSLQVRMLNTGKGPAVHALRIQSDKQAYHLHMRNAILGQENLVLHQALVERIKTEDGKVSGVVTRTGAFYAAPNVILTSGTYLRGRIIIGDTMYEGGPNGQQTAMNLSGALKELGLELGRFKTGTPPRIHRRSVDYTKFTVQPGDSVPWRYSFMPTQSMFWGRDVDKQIPCWLGYTTPETHQIIQDNIHRAPLYSGKIEGIGPRYCPSIEDKVVRFADRPTHQIFLEPEGWNSDELYMAGLSTSMPEEIQYDIIHSIPGLEKAELLRPGYAIEYDYVKPYQLSLSLEVRKIPGLFTAGQLNGTSGYEEAAAQGLLAGINAALRVQGKEPFIVRRSEGYLGVLIDDLVNKGVKEPYRLLTSRAEYRLILRQDNADLRLTPRGREIGLVKDERWAAFQKKKAAIAEINALWRGTTFSPLNEHLAEVLAGVHSAPVHGGISGEELMRRPEITINEIKQLIPQLAEYDEEALLEAGIEIKYAGYIEKQLAEIERFAKMEERMIPEEIVYDQIKGLSTEGRQRLKEVAPANMGQATRITGVTPADISVLLVYLEQKRRGGQIHAT, from the coding sequence GTGGAATATTTGGCGGGAAACTATGATGTGATTGTGGTAGGTGCCGGACATGCGGGCTGTGAAGCGGCTTTGGCTGCCGCGCGGATGGGCGGCCGAACCTTGTTGATCACTCTCAGCCTAGATAATATAGCCCATATGGATTGCAACCCCTCTTTGGGAGGGCCGGCCAAAGGCCATTTGGTCAGGGAGATCGATGCTTTAGGCGGGCAAATGGGCATTACCGCCGATGAGACATCCCTGCAGGTCCGTATGTTGAATACGGGAAAAGGCCCGGCGGTTCATGCTTTGCGGATCCAATCCGATAAGCAGGCCTATCATCTTCATATGCGCAATGCGATTTTAGGTCAGGAAAATTTAGTTCTTCACCAGGCTCTGGTGGAGCGCATCAAGACTGAAGACGGGAAAGTGAGCGGTGTCGTAACCCGGACGGGAGCCTTCTATGCTGCGCCCAATGTGATTTTAACCAGTGGGACCTATTTGCGGGGACGGATCATTATCGGCGACACCATGTATGAAGGGGGCCCTAATGGGCAGCAGACAGCCATGAACCTTTCCGGTGCCTTAAAGGAGCTTGGCCTGGAGCTGGGACGTTTTAAAACAGGGACACCACCCCGGATTCATCGCCGTTCCGTGGATTACACCAAGTTCACTGTTCAGCCTGGCGATTCTGTTCCCTGGCGTTATTCCTTTATGCCTACCCAAAGCATGTTTTGGGGCCGTGATGTGGACAAACAGATTCCTTGTTGGTTAGGGTATACCACACCGGAGACTCATCAGATCATCCAGGACAATATCCACCGGGCCCCTTTATATTCGGGAAAAATCGAAGGGATTGGCCCCCGCTATTGTCCTTCCATCGAAGATAAGGTTGTTCGCTTTGCCGATCGTCCAACACATCAGATCTTTCTCGAACCTGAGGGCTGGAATAGTGACGAACTCTATATGGCAGGATTATCCACCAGTATGCCGGAGGAAATACAGTACGATATTATCCATAGTATTCCCGGATTGGAGAAGGCTGAGCTTTTGCGTCCCGGCTACGCTATAGAATATGATTATGTGAAGCCCTATCAGCTTTCCCTGAGCCTGGAAGTGCGCAAGATTCCCGGACTTTTCACGGCAGGCCAGCTTAATGGAACCTCCGGTTATGAGGAAGCGGCGGCCCAGGGTTTATTGGCGGGAATTAACGCGGCATTGCGGGTTCAAGGGAAGGAACCTTTTATTGTCCGCCGCTCTGAAGGATACTTGGGTGTATTGATCGATGACCTGGTCAATAAAGGGGTCAAGGAACCTTATCGGTTGCTGACTTCCCGAGCGGAGTATCGTTTGATTCTCCGTCAGGATAATGCAGATCTGCGCTTAACTCCCCGGGGCAGGGAGATCGGCTTGGTTAAGGATGAGCGCTGGGCGGCTTTTCAAAAGAAAAAGGCAGCCATCGCTGAAATCAATGCCTTATGGCGGGGGACTACTTTTTCACCCCTTAATGAACATTTGGCAGAGGTACTGGCAGGGGTTCATTCTGCGCCGGTCCATGGCGGAATCAGCGGCGAGGAACTGATGAGAAGACCGGAAATTACGATTAACGAAATAAAACAGCTTATCCCTCAGCTGGCAGAGTATGATGAAGAAGCTCTGCTGGAAGCAGGGATTGAAATCAAGTATGCGGGCTATATTGAAAAGCAGCTGGCCGAGATTGAGCGTTTCGCCAAGATGGAAGAGCGCATGATTCCTGAGGAAATTGTTTATGATCAGATCAAGGGATTATCCACAGAGGGCAGGCAAAGGCTGAAAGAGGTTGCCCCCGCCAATATGGGCCAGGCCACCCGGATTACAGGAGTGACACCGGCGGATATCTCCGTTTTATTGGTCTATCTGGAACAAAAGCGCAGAGGGGGTCAGATCCATGCTACCTGA
- a CDS encoding DUF554 domain-containing protein, translating to MLGTIVNSLAIIGGALVGILFGKALPEKIKKTVIQGIGLAVILIGLRMALTTNNPLVVIGSLVLGGIIGEWIDIEDKLQQLGKWLESKFAKGGNGNFTKGFVSSSLMFCVGAMAIMGALESGLKGVHDTLYAKSMLDGITSIVLASSMGIGVLVSAVPVFLYQGGITISAALLQGFLSDPVIAEMSATGGLLIVGIGLNILEIKEIKVGNLLPAIFVAVPITMLLAQMA from the coding sequence GTGCTGGGTACAATTGTGAATTCGTTAGCGATCATTGGTGGGGCCTTGGTGGGTATACTTTTCGGTAAAGCCCTGCCTGAAAAAATAAAAAAGACAGTGATCCAAGGTATAGGATTGGCGGTTATTCTCATTGGTTTAAGGATGGCTTTGACAACCAATAACCCGCTGGTGGTTATCGGGAGCTTGGTTTTAGGAGGAATAATCGGAGAATGGATTGATATTGAGGATAAGCTTCAGCAGCTGGGGAAATGGCTGGAAAGTAAATTTGCTAAAGGAGGAAATGGCAATTTCACCAAAGGATTTGTTTCCTCAAGCTTAATGTTTTGTGTGGGGGCCATGGCTATCATGGGGGCTCTGGAAAGTGGACTTAAAGGAGTCCATGACACACTCTATGCCAAATCCATGCTGGATGGCATTACCTCCATTGTCTTGGCTTCATCCATGGGGATCGGTGTCTTGGTTTCCGCTGTTCCTGTCTTTCTTTATCAAGGCGGGATAACAATCTCCGCTGCACTCCTGCAAGGATTTCTTTCCGATCCCGTTATAGCGGAGATGAGCGCTACGGGTGGATTGCTCATTGTTGGAATTGGTCTGAACATACTGGAGATTAAAGAAATAAAGGTAGGAAATCTACTGCCGGCAATATTTGTTGCGGTACCCATCACGATGCTGCTAGCGCAGATGGCGTAG
- a CDS encoding DUF4446 family protein produces MNLEEIMPLSYWAIALVAVLCIVEFIWIVSLQNRLKGFQKSYLALQTFLDGSSLDQQLKEYISGVNYIKGNAEKMEKRMDQVELKLRSAIDRAELVRFNAFDNMGSDLSFALALLNQQGDGVVLSSINNREESRVYAKPVSHGESSYHLSQEEKAAIGKAKETIKI; encoded by the coding sequence ATGAATCTGGAAGAAATAATGCCCTTATCCTACTGGGCGATTGCTTTGGTGGCTGTATTATGTATCGTTGAATTTATTTGGATTGTTAGTTTGCAGAATCGCCTGAAAGGGTTTCAAAAATCCTATCTCGCCCTGCAAACCTTTCTTGATGGGAGCTCACTGGACCAACAGCTTAAAGAATATATAAGCGGAGTTAACTATATTAAGGGCAATGCGGAAAAGATGGAAAAGAGAATGGACCAAGTAGAGCTTAAGCTCCGTTCTGCCATCGATAGAGCTGAGTTGGTGAGGTTCAACGCCTTTGACAATATGGGCAGCGATCTGAGTTTTGCTTTAGCATTGCTTAATCAACAGGGAGACGGTGTCGTTCTCTCATCGATTAATAATCGTGAGGAATCAAGAGTTTATGCGAAACCGGTAAGCCATGGCGAATCCAGCTATCATCTGTCTCAGGAAGAAAAGGCAGCCATAGGAAAAGCCAAGGAAACGATCAAGATTTAA
- a CDS encoding ParA family protein codes for MANIIAIANQKGGVAKTTTAVNLSACLVEQGKKVLLLDLDPQGNATSGCGVIKSKLKNSIYDVLINEVPMERIIKQTELTGLFIAPAQIELAGAEIELVGLEQREGKLASALMSIKGDYDFIIIDCPPSLGLLTLNALTAATDVLIPVQCEYYALEGLSLLMDTIQRVKGRLNPRLNILGALLTMFDARTNLGIQVVDEVKKYFKSKVFSTIVPRNVRLGEAPSHGKPIVLYDDRSRGAEVYRDLAEEVLQRV; via the coding sequence TTGGCTAATATTATTGCCATTGCCAATCAAAAAGGTGGAGTAGCCAAGACGACTACAGCCGTTAATTTAAGTGCCTGCCTTGTTGAACAGGGAAAAAAGGTGCTGCTCCTTGATCTGGATCCCCAAGGAAATGCGACAAGCGGTTGTGGCGTAATTAAAAGTAAACTGAAGAATAGTATTTATGATGTACTGATTAATGAAGTTCCCATGGAGAGGATTATTAAACAAACAGAGTTAACCGGTTTATTTATTGCGCCTGCTCAAATCGAGCTGGCCGGTGCTGAGATTGAGCTGGTTGGACTGGAACAAAGAGAAGGCAAGCTTGCTTCAGCTCTCATGAGCATTAAAGGTGACTATGATTTTATTATTATTGATTGTCCTCCCTCCCTGGGTTTGCTTACCCTCAATGCTTTAACCGCCGCAACGGATGTCCTTATTCCTGTTCAATGTGAGTATTATGCTCTGGAAGGTCTTAGTTTGTTGATGGATACGATTCAAAGGGTCAAGGGCCGCTTAAACCCTCGCTTAAATATCCTGGGTGCGCTGCTGACTATGTTTGATGCCCGGACCAATTTAGGTATTCAAGTGGTTGATGAAGTTAAAAAGTACTTTAAAAGTAAGGTTTTCTCGACCATTGTACCGAGGAATGTGCGGCTGGGAGAGGCTCCAAGCCATGGCAAGCCGATTGTCCTTTATGATGATCGTTCACGGGGCGCAGAGGTTTATCGCGATTTAGCAGAGGAGGTATTGCAGCGTGTCTAA
- a CDS encoding ParB/RepB/Spo0J family partition protein, whose amino-acid sequence MSKKALGRGLEALIGAEPVGNEASVQEIELDKIRVNPDQPRRSFNQESLEELAASLKTHGLLQPILVQLKDEEYIIVAGERRYRAAILAGLAKIPCLIKTGSEQELAEKALIENIQRSDLSPVEEGLAYARLIKEYDLTQEQVAERVGKGRPTVANLLRIIQLPDPVLHLIQEGKLSLGHAKVLLGIKDSSLQVLLAQKVAKESLPVRELESLILKYTEQQETPKKAKTKNSFLFTQIEDQLRSSFQTKVKVKGDAGRGKIEIEYFSEDEFNRLLEIWNIKVD is encoded by the coding sequence GTGTCTAAAAAAGCTTTAGGTCGTGGCCTGGAAGCCTTGATTGGTGCCGAACCCGTGGGCAATGAAGCCTCAGTTCAAGAGATTGAGCTGGATAAAATACGTGTTAACCCCGATCAGCCAAGGAGGAGTTTTAATCAGGAAAGTCTGGAAGAGTTAGCAGCCTCCTTAAAGACTCATGGTTTGCTTCAGCCCATCTTAGTTCAACTTAAAGATGAAGAATATATTATTGTTGCCGGTGAAAGACGTTATCGTGCCGCCATATTAGCCGGACTTGCCAAGATTCCCTGCCTGATCAAAACAGGAAGCGAGCAGGAGTTAGCTGAAAAAGCTTTGATCGAAAACATCCAAAGATCAGATCTTTCACCAGTTGAAGAAGGCCTGGCTTATGCCCGCCTCATTAAAGAATACGATCTGACCCAGGAGCAGGTGGCCGAGAGAGTCGGCAAGGGGCGCCCCACAGTGGCCAATCTCCTCCGTATCATTCAATTGCCGGATCCGGTGCTCCATTTGATTCAGGAAGGTAAATTGAGTCTTGGTCATGCTAAGGTTCTCTTAGGGATTAAGGATTCATCCCTGCAAGTGCTTTTGGCTCAGAAGGTGGCAAAAGAAAGTTTACCGGTGAGAGAATTAGAAAGTCTGATTTTAAAATATACTGAGCAGCAGGAGACGCCAAAAAAAGCTAAAACGAAGAATTCATTCCTATTCACTCAGATTGAAGATCAACTGCGGTCTTCATTTCAAACGAAGGTAAAAGTTAAAGGAGATGCCGGTAGAGGCAAAATTGAAATTGAGTATTTTTCTGAAGATGAGTTTAATCGTCTTTTGGAGATATGGAATATCAAAGTTGATTAG
- the rsmG gene encoding 16S rRNA (guanine(527)-N(7))-methyltransferase RsmG translates to MLPEHQELLGRLTRQRLNIELSGDQIEKFSIYADRLVEWNEKVNLTSITEPEEIILKHFVDSLALLSLVQGKRLADIGTGAGFPGIPLKILLPEVEVYLVDSLAKRLDFLETVIKELKLTKVQTVHARAEDFARDPHYRETFDCVTSRAVARLPVLLEYAVPLLKKGGYFLAAKGSQAQEEVMESKKALTVLGAEIKDIKLFNLGAEAEHRAIILVEKTSSTPPAYPRKAGTPGKKPLV, encoded by the coding sequence ATGCTACCTGAGCATCAGGAACTTCTGGGCAGATTAACCCGCCAACGCTTGAATATCGAACTGAGTGGAGATCAGATTGAAAAGTTTTCTATATATGCTGATCGATTGGTTGAATGGAATGAAAAGGTCAATTTAACAAGTATTACGGAACCCGAAGAAATAATTCTGAAACATTTTGTGGATTCCCTTGCTTTGCTTTCCTTAGTTCAGGGGAAGAGGCTTGCCGATATTGGCACAGGGGCTGGGTTTCCCGGAATTCCGCTGAAAATTCTTTTGCCTGAAGTCGAGGTTTATCTGGTGGACTCTTTGGCTAAACGCTTGGACTTTTTAGAAACAGTTATTAAAGAATTGAAATTGACCAAGGTTCAAACTGTACACGCCAGGGCCGAAGATTTTGCCAGAGACCCTCATTACCGGGAAACCTTTGATTGCGTTACATCCCGGGCAGTCGCCCGCTTGCCTGTATTGCTGGAGTATGCTGTCCCTCTGCTTAAAAAGGGCGGATATTTTTTAGCGGCCAAAGGATCTCAAGCGCAGGAAGAGGTTATGGAGTCTAAAAAAGCCTTGACAGTCTTAGGGGCTGAGATCAAAGATATTAAACTCTTTAATTTGGGAGCCGAAGCCGAGCACCGGGCCATTATCCTGGTGGAGAAAACGTCATCAACTCCCCCCGCTTATCCCCGCAAGGCAGGCACTCCCGGAAAGAAGCCTTTAGTGTAG